The Coccinella septempunctata chromosome 6, icCocSept1.1, whole genome shotgun sequence genome segment aaaaattggctGAAACATTTCCGGATGTAAGTACTTTTATTCATTCGTTTCCCGGATTTCCCCTGTTTAAAATGGAAAAGTAACATTACCCATGTATCCTGATAGAAATtcacaaaataaaattgataaaaacacatctttttgaataaattttacaaattttatttattttcccgttctaagaaaaaaataataattttgcaTTATTATCCTCAAACTTTCGTCAAgggatttttttaaatgaagaaGTTATCTAGTTAGATACACTCCATTCGGaataaattatggaaattaatcaATTCTTtatcataaattttttcatatcaaCATCTATACCAATTCCATTTCTCTTCATCTCCTCATGTATGTTTCCATTTCCCTCAGGACGTATGAAACTATGTTACCTAACGCGTAAGAGCATTCAAGGCAATATTATCTTCAATCTCAATTATCTAAACACTTCGGATTTATCTCTTGATACTATTTTGTTACATTGTGAAAAATCAACATCaacaaaaaatatctatatGTACTTCAgggaaataaaaaatgaaagttttcatATATGCATATGAAATCattcttcgatgaaaattttcaatataatgatgtaaaaagaattctctgaattttttcgtACTAGTCAGGAGTAACGATCAAGTTGATTGCTCCTTTGATTCATTCGCCTGCACAACAGGCAGCAGGCAATTCACAATACTGAAAAGCTTATTTTGGTGTGCCTACCACTGACGAGATTTGCTATAGAAATAGTTACATTCTCGGCTCAGTAAAAAGAAGATTAGTCAGAATTCATGCAATACTTTGGCGCGTAACGTCTAAAAACAGCCGTCATATTTGAAAAAGCGAGACAAAAACTTATCTTTGTGAAGAAGAGTCCTTTGTTAACGGAAATCGCCCAAGTTCGTTGCTGTTATTAAGTTTTATTATTTAAGTTCACGTGAGTTGATCTTCataattgaattgatatatatcGCGCTATTGATAGTCTGAAATGCTCATGCTTtaatttcatcaatatttcagATAACCTCTGCACTTATCCCTTTCAATTCACACCGCAGATTTTAAGTTTCCTTTTACCATGGCGGACGAAAGAATCAGATCTTACAAAAATAAGGGGAAAAATTCCGAGGTATGTTCATATTTTACAGTTGCTTTTTCTTTATCTGTTCTAAATCAATGATTTCCTCATAGGAAATGCGGTTAAGACGTATTGGACAAACTGTTGAACTGCGAAAAGCTAAAAAGGAAGAACAAttattgaaaagaagaaatattgcgATTGAAGATGAGGATCCAGCGTCTCCTTCAGAAACTAATGCAGCTGCAAATTCTCCAGTTACTATGTCAACTGAGGAGATCCTCTTCGGTAAGACCATGCTTTCAAAATCTTCGGAGTATCCGTTATAATCACGTTGCTTTTTATGCAGGAATGATGAACCCCGATGAAAATATTCAGCTCAATGCTACAATGGCATGCAGGAAAATATTGAGCAGAGAGAGGAATCCACCAATTGATCATATGATTAGATTAGGTGTTGTTCCCAAATGTGTTGAATTTTTAGAAAAGTCTCACAAGTATGTAGAAATTTTTAATTATCGTGGACAGATATTTAATGATATAACTTTATTATAGTCCAGCACTTCAGTTTGAGGCTTGTTGGGCTTTGACCAACATAGCATCTGGCACACCTGAACAAACAGCTCAGGTTGTTCAAGAAGGAGCTTTGAGCAAACTGAAATTGCTTCTGATGTCTCCCAGGCTGGACATCGTTGAACAAGCTGTGTGGGCTATTGGTAAGTTCTAAACAGAGCAGCATTTCAGAAGGATGGGATCAGAGGATGTATTTTATTGTAAAATAAGTGTCTTactgaagaaatttcctttgaCTTGAATTCTTCACATATGGTATAATGGGTTTTCACAGGGAGTTCATTATATTGACATATTTTAGTATACTCTGGGCCATGAGAATTTCAACTATTACTTTTTAACAGGTAATATTGCTGGTGATGGTCCTCTTACCAGGGATTTAGTTCTTCAGtgtgaaatattgacagatctTCTCCGTTTAATCTCTCATTATTCACCAAACATACCAATTTCATTGTTGAGAAACATAGTTTGGGCAATCTCGAATCTTTGCCGCAACAAGAACCCACCGCCAGATTTCGAAATCGTTAGACATGCTCTACCAACATTGGCAAAATTATTGCTCTATAAGGATAAGGATGTCTTGGCAGATGCTTGCTGGGCATTGAGTTACCTAACAGACGGGACCAATGAGAAGATTCAAGCAGTGCTGGATACTGGAATGATTGATACTTTGGTAGAACTTTTGGGTTGTGAAGAAAACACAGTTCTTACACCATCACTGAGGACTGTTGGAAATATTGTAACTGGCAATGACGCACAAGTAATTTGATTACTCATTGAAAGTTATCGCCCTCttacaaatttttatttcagactgATATTGTGCTCAATGCTGGTTTGTTGAAATACATGCCTCGTTTACTCCAACATCCAAAACTGAATATCGTGAAAGAAGCAGCCTGGACTGTGTCCAACATAACCGCTGGTAACCCTGAACAACTCGAACAGGTTTTGAAGTCCGGAATAATGCCGTACCTTATCAGAATTTTGCAAATTGTAAGTACAGGTTTTTGAGGAAGTTTAGTTTGAAGATTTAAACTGTTTATTTCCAGGGTGATTTCAAGTCGCAGAAAGAAGCCGCGTGGGCGGTGACCAACTTCACCAGTGGTGGTACCACAGAGCAATTGGTGACATTGGTAGGGATGGGTGTGATAAGACCAATGTGTAATTTATTGAATGCCAAAGACGCAAAAACCGTACTTGTCATTTTGGATGGCTTGGCGAATATACTCACTGCCGCTTCTAAAGTAGGACAGGTGAATGAAATTGCAATTATGATAGAAGAATGCGGTGGTCTTGATAGTGTAGAGAGCttacaaacccatgaaaatgagAAGGTTCTTGAGAAGGCCTATGGTATTATTGAGAACTTCTTTTCTGAAGAGGACGATACATTCGACTGCAAACCAACAACCACTGCCGACGGCATGCTTACCATGCACGCATGTCCTAGCCTACCGAACAACAGTGGATTTTCATTTTAAGCTTTATTGTTTTTAACAAATTCGAACAGGGCCTAATTGTCTTTCTCAAGAAACTAAAAAGAAATCCTTCTTGATGGTTGCAGAGAGGTtttctcttgaaaattttcaaataacaaTTTGAACAATGGTTATTATGAAGGTGGACAATTTTTTACATTTATAATTGTTAATTTTGTAAGTTTTCATTGTCGAATTTTTAGAGTTAGAtgcttttcaaatttttctataCATGTacatctgaaatgaaaattcgaataaacccAGTTACATTTCcagtttttcttcatttattttttacTAAAACGATACACGAGAACGCTAGACCTAAAGCAACTTGATCAGTGGAGTGTAGATAGAGCAATGATTCAGTCAATAGAAATTAAtgtctgaaaaaaaataaatttctgttCAGAGGGTACTAAAAACACGAATTAAAATGTATTCACtttattttattaaaaaaatatcaatttaaGTAAACCTAATTAACGATGAAATATTGGAACTATTGCATTTGCTGCATTTGAGTCTTTTCGGTTAATTGCAACAACGTAAGAACAGTTCTACGATTCAAATCGTGAGGAACGTCGAATAGATTTGCGAAAGCTGCTATACTCCTTGCGATAGATTGATGATTCAGCTCCTCCAAACGTCCACCCATATACTTTTGGAGGTCGGTACTCATGTCGTCTCCCCAATATTCCATCTTCAACTCGACTTCTTCCTTGATCGAATCGAGTAGATGATTTGGGAGTATATTAAAGTCTATGAAGCTTTCTACGTGTGCCATCAGCAACTTGAATTGCCATAATTGGAAGTTGTTCGGTATCAACGAACTACTGAGAATCATCTGAAAAACGTCGAGATGGAACAAATTAATGTCCAAActtttacccaaaaaatttcaatataggaTTAGAAAATAAAACTATTTCCAGGTGTAAATGGTCATTTTAAATCAAGTTTAGTAACATTCATTTCAGGAACCAACAATTGTAATCCAATTTGATCACATTTATTTAAGAAAACGTCAACAAATAACGGTTACTGAAATAAATATGGCTCTTCGGAATCATAATTGACGGTTTCTTAAATAAATATTACTGAACTGAATTTCACATCACCATCTCTTAAATTAAATTTAATAACTCAATTCAAATTGATGATTTCTGAAATAATGTGACTAATCTGCATTTTAATTGATTATTTTCGAATTACACCTGGAAATGGTGCAGATATATTGCTGTAATTTTCACTGATCAGAAAAAAGTAGTTGGAAATGAGACAAATTTGATCATATTTACCTTTACGATAGCTGTATAAGCAGGTATTATAACGAGCTTGTCACGAACTGCCGCTTCATAAGTGACCCTGGtcaggaaattttttatttgtctTTCCCCTTCAGAACAATCACAAGGTTCCAAGAAATTCACACAGAAGAGTTTCAGGCCTTCATTGGATGTGAAGTTTTTAATTGTATAGGGAGAAGGATTCCAGGGTGTAATGTTAGACTGACTCAGCATTCTTGCAAACTGACTGTGATGATCGAGTTTATCCTGAAGATAACTCTGACAACCAGCTCTCTGCTTCACTTCTAAAATACCATCCGATGATATTATAatcctgcaaaaaaaattttgtatcgACCTCTTTAAGACGTAAAATAACATACTCCAAGGTTTTCCAATTAAGATCTTTCTTGAACACAATTTTCCAATATCTTTCATCATCAACAGATACTTCTCGAAGATCATTTAAATTGGGTAAAGTTGTAGGTGCCTTAACATTGTAGGATGTCCCATCCATTTGTACTATTTTCAAATTTGCATAACAACTTTTACCCGTATATAAATCCCTAGGTATAATCAGTCTTGTTTCCACAGCCAAAACGTACAAGTGTCTGAACGCTTGCAAATGGTACCTAGAAACGCAACAGCAAAGATTAAGAACAAAACACGTGACTGAATATTTAGTAAATCAAAAATCTTCCTGAAATATCGATGGATTACCTGTTATCATTACTATGAGTGGGAAATTTGGGATAAAAGGCACAAATCAGAGCGGCCACACTGGCAGGTGAATTGGAAAGAGTGAACTTTCCACCACCTAAAAAGAGTAAACCCAACGCCATATGAATTGCTAAGTGGGACCCATAGGTGACGATTGCGCTACTGGATACACCAACTCTCCTCCTAAGATGTCGAATTAATCTCATGATGTCCAAATTTCCAGTTCCTGCCATAACCTGAAAAGTTCAATGTTTATCTTCCTGTTAAATATAGACTCCTCGTCAAAAGTTAGGGATATTGAACACACATCGACAAAAAATGCCAAACTTGGTAGAAACCTGTTTCAAAATTAATTAGAAGATGATAATCGAATCAATAGAAGATTCCAATCAATATTTACGCTGCAATTGACTCTAACCGAGTACGAACCACtataaaacaattttcaatcactCACCATCGAAATTGAGAGCAACAGAACATTAAGGCACGTTTCGATTGTTGTTTTTCCAGCCAACTCAGAAATCGACTTTCCAGTTAGAGAAACAAACATGTGACAAAAATGAAGCAAAGACCTGAAAGCCTCCTCATTGGCAGTGCCGGCGTATCTCAGGCCCATTGAAAAACATGCTCCCGCTATAATATTACAATATGCTTGGCTGGAAAAAGAATATTTACTGAATATAACTTCTGATTTCAACTCTTAGCTTACTTCATAGCTTCATAATCGACCTCTCCAGACGATGCTGAAGGCTGAACCATACAATACGGTCTAATACTTTTGGGAACCTGATTTTCAATCCAATCTCTCGTAGGTCGAATGTCGTCCCATAAGATAAGCGATTTGGATATAATCCTCAACATGAGGAAATCCGGCCTTATGAAATCCAATAAATATTGCGTTTCGGGCGGAGACATCCAATCGGCAATAGTTTTATTCATTGAGCCGAAATACATGAGACCAAGGGCAAGTGTAGCCCCTGGTGCGGTCACATCTAAATTGACCGATGCCCCTTCCCTGATTTGAAAGGAGGGGACTTTGTACTTATCCTTCTGAGCACCTAGGAACAATTGCAGTAGTGTTATAATAAGATCCAGATaagtttaaaaaaatttaagttgACTTACCAGTAAATGGTCTCTTTATTCCTCCAGTCATGTAATAGTGCAACATATCAGAAGTATTCATGTCTTGTGATCCTGACTTACCCCCCCTTTGTAGCATGACTAACCCGAGACCCAATCCTGCAGCCAAGGCGTAGGATTCCCTGTCGGTGCTATTTTCCATTTCAGGACCGGGAGGTCTACCGATTTCCGACAAAAGAACTTCGGCCATGTGGGAATGTGCGGTTCCCTGGTAAAGCAGTCCAATACCAAGCAGTGAGGTAACTTGCGGAGCGTGCGTGAGATCCAACTCCATCGAAGTTGGAGGCAAGAGAGCCTCTAGATGAATACTAAGCATTTTAGTAACAGCCATGTGGCAAGTTCCTCTGTGAGCACTCGCAAAACCTTCAAAttataatcaaatgaataatccTTCGAATTGAGCTTCAAGCAGTTTATATCTGTATCAATAAATGagatttgtgaatttttttgggTAACTTGCAAGTCATCTATACCTAATCAACTCTTCAAACTGTTTGACTGTTTGTCCAGGGTAATCTCCGGATTCGCGAAACCGATTTTCTAGAGTCTCTAACTGTTGGAAAGAAGACTCTATAAGGAGGACCTTAGACTACAGTTCATCTTCCAGTTCACTGCCATCTTGAAAGAACATCTCAACATCTCTTGTgcaatttattgaaaatcgTTTTAGAGAAAATATGCGACGACATTTTTGGAGAATGAATCAGAACTGAGAAAGTAGTGAGCAAAAAAGGTTCATATTTGAGCAAAAAATTCGTCAGATGACGAACTTACCTAAAAGAAGACCAACGGTGATCATTTCATGTTTTTTACTCAAGTGTTGGTAGATATTCCACACATCTAGACGTTTCAAATGCCCATGCAAACCCATAGCCAATAGAAATCCGCCATATTCCATATCCTTATCGCTTGTTTTGGGTTTATTGAAAACTATCCAATAACGGTCGATAATATTGGAATTAGGTGAAATTGTCAAGCCTGTCGCCACGCCATTGTGGAAGAGAGGCCACAAATTCATGTTAGATGGCGCATCTATATGGGATAGTTCAATGGTGGTGCCTCTTGGGGCACCTCTACCAGTTAAACATAGCTGGGGTGCATGAACAGGTTGAATCATCAGAGGAACAGTAGTTTGAAGGGCGAACATTCCCCTTAAATAGGTAAATTGATGTTATGCTTCTTTCTTACGAGAAAACCAAGACGTACCTTCCGACTGGAAGCGCCATTGTTCTGGTGCAAACAGCAAAAAGATGTTTCTCTTGTTCCTCAATGAAATCATGATCAGAAATGTCAGGTCTTTGAACGATTGCAATTTCTACAGGTCTAGAACTTTGCAACATATTTCTGGTTTCATCAATTCTCATATCATCCGGGAAAATGAGATTTGTGATATCACAGTCTATGTTATCCATTCCGTCCTTAGCTGCCAGCTCCGGAGCAGTTGGTATGCTCATTTCCATCGAAGAAACTATGGACTGAATGAAAGAAGGCTCCTCATCAAcctaataaaattcaaatttgaaaaaattgcgaAAAAACACGTAAGTCTACCCACACCTTATTCGATAAGTTCGAAATATAAGCCAAATCTTCTCGCTGTATCAATAAATAAGCTTCAGTTGGCCAGTCTGTTGGAGGATTTTCCCTACATTTCCATAAGGCGTCGTAGAAGAACAGGTATAACCCAAAGGGTAGAGTGTTCAATACCTGGGTTGTAATGTTCATTTGGGTCATCAACAAAACGATCTCTTCCAGCGATTTGCATGTCGTTTTATTGAAAGGTATATCACTACTAATTTCATTCAATGGCTTCATCACATTTCCTTGTCTGTTAACATTGTGGATATAGCCAGATAAGATGTTACATAGCTGTAAGGGAAGGAAAGGGATGAAATCAGTAATGTTAATACAGGGTGCAGAAGAGAAACTTGCTGATTTGAAGGATCAACAAGAAAAGTACTCCAGATAAGTTTCCCATACATTAAAGCAGTTTTTCATGATTAAAATCACTTTTTTGCTTCAATTCTAGGTCAAAATCTTGTTAGTCAATtaacaattttatattgaattacCTGAACAATATCTCTGGATCTCTCATTAACGTTCTTTAAATAAGGAAACTCAGTTAAAGCGCAACCCTGTAATAAGTAACTCAAATACTCCATGATATTCACCACTCCTTCAAAACCAACATTATGCAGATTGAACTGCCTACTTTCATTGACAAACCTCCTGTTGCCAGGTCCAACCTTACACCACTCAGGAAAATCTTTCCAATAGTGCAGCGAATATTCAAACATGCTCATATCGTTGCAGATTTGATTTAAAAATATTGCTAACGGTCGTAGTAAGCTCGTTAGGAGTTTGTCTAATTTGAAATCTTCGTACATAAGGTGGAGAGAGAAGTGAATTAGTTTTATATAAGGAAAAAGGACAGAATTCGTATTAATCTTGATTTGTTCCGGAGAATCTTCCAGTGAACTAGGTTCATCATTATCGTGAAATCTGAGCAGGGTGCTCAGTTGTTTAGCGTTCACTTTGTTGTATTCGGAATTTATCAAATGATTCCAATCATCGTCGGAACCGACGAATGACGGCCTTGCTTTTTTAGCAGATGCTGAGGGTGTTTGAGGGTCATCTTTAGATGTATCATTTTGCTCCTCTTCATAACCCAGCAACTCTGACGTAACAAAAAAATAACTATTAGAAATTCGTTATTTTCAGTGTAACAACAACGctacaaattttttcatacTCACCAAATAACAAAGTGGTAAACATTTCCCACTCCTGCTGATCGGTACAATCTTGTGTACCCAAACCATTTCTGGTTGTATACCATCTGGTAAAAAGAGTCATAACTGCATCTCTTTGAAGACAATGCCAAAGTGCATTCAGACAGTGTTCTACTAGTGGAGATGTGGCAAGAAGAGGAAACTTAACTCTATAAAAAGTTTTATCTGAGTAAATTAATGTAATACGATTCTCCAGAGGATCCCTAAGGCCTTCAACTGAAAcgttacctgaaaaaaaaatgaaacgaaGGATCACGATCTACATTTAGTATACTGGTACTAAGGATGAACAATCGTACCTTGGGGTGGCATAGATACTTGGTGCATATTTGGACGATCAGACGGCAGCACTGGAGAAAATAGTTGTTCATCGAATTCGGGATCAGCCTGCTTACAATGGGGCAACAAACTGCTTctccttcaaaaatatttcagaaatgtaTTCTCACTAAAAAACGATCAATACTCATGTTACCTTGGGAAGGAAGAATTCAGCTGTGTTTGAAATCTTCGGAGGTAAGGAGTAGGAGTATGTTTCACCAGAGTGCCATCTAGATGTAATTTTCCGACCAAGGTCATGCCGGAATACAGACTCACATTGCCTGAATGTTCCAAAATGGCCAGCATATGTAAATGCTAAGAAATCATGTAAATCATTGTAAATAATTTAAAGGAGCATACATACCGGAATAGGGACGGCATCTTTGGCACTTATACTAGTTGATGctccaaacataaaattcgagCCATTTGTGAAGTTGGCTTTTACCATGAATAGCCTCAATTGGGATACATAACAAAAGTAACTCTGTCCAGCCAAGTCATCACAAACAAACACCTTTGAAGCTCtagcattttctctgaaattgaACTTAAATTATTTAGAAGGTCTTAAACACCACTAACATACTGAAAAACCCACATAAAATCTACTATTTATTGAACAGAATAGTTACTTAAAGGGATCGCCTGAATAATATCTCTGAAAAAATTAGAAGGTTGAAAATTTACTGTATAAGTTTCTCATATTATTCTGAGtaaagaaaaaatgattttattcctCTGAAGAGATTATATGAAAGGAAAGGGTAGAATATTTGGGTATGAAATTCTCTTACTTACCCTTCCATAGAGGGTTCTGTCCATACATGGTCTAAACATATTGCAGGAAATTGTTTTATGGGTAATAAAGACCTTGACATATCCAAAGACATAGCTTTATCCAAATTATATGTGCTTGAAGGTTGACTCAAATCATAATTGGTAGCTGTGGACCCAAATGCAGAATGAGATCTACTGAAACAAgtttaattcaaaataatagATAATCATTAAACATGAACAAAGGCAAATaacaaattatttaaaaaaagtaGCTTTTATTACCTTACTGAGGACACAGTAGGGCTATGGGTTTTAGAATGCGTATGAAGATTTGAGAAACTGTTTATTCTTCCCACAGAATTCAATATACTTGGTACATTTCCTGAGACATTATCCCACAtggataaacggttttttaactgaaagaaaaaaaaacagatttccGGAACACTTGTATCATGAAGAACCCCCATTTACCTTCAGAGAATTGTTGACAGTTGAGGAAGAATTCAATCCTAGACTCTTTtcgtaaaaatctttttcttCAGGTCTACATTTTCTTATTCTATATGCGAAGTGTTGTTTAGCTTCATAATCATACAAAACACACAAACTGGGAGATTCACTTGTGAAAATAACCTTCACATCAGGATTACTTAATATTTGTGAATATGAACCCTTACTCATTACAACTGGATAAATATCATCCAGTGGATGAGCAAGAGAATACAACGTAGACTTTGCTCCAATAGGAACATCTTTGGAATCACCTAGAATATAATTTACCAAGTGAATCCAAGCCGATGTGTGAGGATGGCCCAGCACTTTTAGACTTTAAAAAGGTTCTTTTTTTGCTGAAT includes the following:
- the LOC123315526 gene encoding importin subunit alpha-1, whose protein sequence is MADERIRSYKNKGKNSEEMRLRRIGQTVELRKAKKEEQLLKRRNIAIEDEDPASPSETNAAANSPVTMSTEEILFGMMNPDENIQLNATMACRKILSRERNPPIDHMIRLGVVPKCVEFLEKSHNPALQFEACWALTNIASGTPEQTAQVVQEGALSKLKLLLMSPRLDIVEQAVWAIGNIAGDGPLTRDLVLQCEILTDLLRLISHYSPNIPISLLRNIVWAISNLCRNKNPPPDFEIVRHALPTLAKLLLYKDKDVLADACWALSYLTDGTNEKIQAVLDTGMIDTLVELLGCEENTVLTPSLRTVGNIVTGNDAQTDIVLNAGLLKYMPRLLQHPKLNIVKEAAWTVSNITAGNPEQLEQVLKSGIMPYLIRILQIGDFKSQKEAAWAVTNFTSGGTTEQLVTLVGMGVIRPMCNLLNAKDAKTVLVILDGLANILTAASKVGQVNEIAIMIEECGGLDSVESLQTHENEKVLEKAYGIIENFFSEEDDTFDCKPTTTADGMLTMHACPSLPNNSGFSF
- the LOC123314999 gene encoding anaphase-promoting complex subunit 1 isoform X2, with the translated sequence MISAANSEEFVPSGRRVVEDHPGPYKKLLLGDYYFEDSNNSNIEKDVCEIYRQAYYPESSSENYSIHSDPIDYVPSDRESPEPTSRERADARIIYMLDMISLADKRESQKEFWMLRNPLILDDSTISKSLPSNVLSNHFQQNGSKSIYGDSLNFRMSVSNRSKLKKRFSTGSENLSSSSKFSPSLNEKSSKSILAVENTSKNKSTKLNTKLRAGYVEDELYVKGYTVVWSRSIVNTYGSLLEPLKKIICSYRCEDKILCIQWCTFRSERPTYNTAVNEMNPDYKSIEVPSICVVSNQTIKVFAESGEDFEVAVPFPIEKVWAVDFGIIICRKVTDGDSKDVPIGAKSTLYSLAHPLDDIYPVVMSKGSYSQILSNPDVKVIFTSESPSLCVLYDYEAKQHFAYRIRKCRPEEKDFYEKSLGLNSSSTVNNSLKLKNRLSMWDNVSGNVPSILNSVGRINSFSNLHTHSKTHSPTVSSVRSHSAFGSTATNYDLSQPSSTYNLDKAMSLDMSRSLLPIKQFPAICLDHVWTEPSMEGENARASKVFVCDDLAGQSYFCYVSQLRLFMVKANFTNGSNFMFGASTSISAKDAVPIPHLHMLAILEHSGNVSLYSGMTLVGKLHLDGTLVKHTPTPYLRRFQTQLNSSFPRRSSLLPHCKQADPEFDEQLFSPVLPSDRPNMHQVSMPPQGNVSVEGLRDPLENRITLIYSDKTFYRVKFPLLATSPLVEHCLNALWHCLQRDAVMTLFTRWYTTRNGLGTQDCTDQQEWEMFTTLLFELLGYEEEQNDTSKDDPQTPSASAKKARPSFVGSDDDWNHLINSEYNKVNAKQLSTLLRFHDNDEPSSLEDSPEQIKINTNSVLFPYIKLIHFSLHLMYEDFKLDKLLTSLLRPLAIFLNQICNDMSMFEYSLHYWKDFPEWCKVGPGNRRFVNESRQFNLHNVGFEGVVNIMEYLSYLLQGCALTEFPYLKNVNERSRDIVQLCNILSGYIHNVNRQGNVMKPLNEISSDIPFNKTTCKSLEEIVLLMTQMNITTQVLNTLPFGLYLFFYDALWKCRENPPTDWPTEAYLLIQREDLAYISNLSNKVDEEPSFIQSIVSSMEMSIPTAPELAAKDGMDNIDCDITNLIFPDDMRIDETRNMLQSSRPVEIAIVQRPDISDHDFIEEQEKHLFAVCTRTMALPVGRGMFALQTTVPLMIQPVHAPQLCLTGRGAPRGTTIELSHIDAPSNMNLWPLFHNGVATGLTISPNSNIIDRYWIVFNKPKTSDKDMEYGGFLLAMGLHGHLKRLDVWNIYQHLSKKHEMITVGLLLGFASAHRGTCHMAVTKMLSIHLEALLPPTSMELDLTHAPQVTSLLGIGLLYQGTAHSHMAEVLLSEIGRPPGPEMENSTDRESYALAAGLGLGLVMLQRGGKSGSQDMNTSDMLHYYMTGGIKRPFTGAQKDKYKVPSFQIREGASVNLDVTAPGATLALGLMYFGSMNKTIADWMSPPETQYLLDFIRPDFLMLRIISKSLILWDDIRPTRDWIENQVPKSIRPYCMVQPSASSGEVDYEAMNQAYCNIIAGACFSMGLRYAGTANEEAFRSLLHFCHMFVSLTGKSISELAGKTTIETCLNVLLLSISMVMAGTGNLDIMRLIRHLRRRVGVSSSAIVTYGSHLAIHMALGLLFLGGGKFTLSNSPASVAALICAFYPKFPTHSNDNRYHLQAFRHLYVLAVETRLIIPRDLYTGKSCYANLKIVQMDGTSYNVKAPTTLPNLNDLREVSVDDERYWKIVFKKDLNWKTLEIIISSDGILEVKQRAGCQSYLQDKLDHHSQFARMLSQSNITPWNPSPYTIKNFTSNEGLKLFCVNFLEPCDCSEGERQIKNFLTRVTYEAAVRDKLVIIPAYTAIVKMILSSSLIPNNFQLWQFKLLMAHVESFIDFNILPNHLLDSIKEEVELKMEYWGDDMSTDLQKYMGGRLEELNHQSIARSIAAFANLFDVPHDLNRRTVLTLLQLTEKTQMQQMQ
- the LOC123314999 gene encoding anaphase-promoting complex subunit 1 isoform X1, which codes for MISAANSEEFVPSGRRVVEDHPGPYKKLLLGDYYFEDSNNSNIEKDVCEIYRQAYYPESSSENYSIHSDPIDYVPSDRESPEPTSRERADARIIYMLDMISLADKRESQKEFWMLRNPLILDDSTISKSLPSNVLSNHFQQNGSKSIYGDSLNFRMSVSNRSKLKKRFSTGSENLSSSSKFSPSLNEKSSKSILAVENTSKNKSTKLNTKLRAGYVEDELYVKGYTVVWSRSIVNTYGSLLEPLKKIICSYRCEDKILCIQWCTFRSERPTYNTAVNEMNPDYKSIEVPSICVVSNQTIKVFAESGEDFEVAVPFPIEKVWAVDFGIIICRKVTDGDSKDVPIGAKSTLYSLAHPLDDIYPVVMSKGSYSQILSNPDVKVIFTSESPSLCVLYDYEAKQHFAYRIRKCRPEEKDFYEKSLGLNSSSTVNNSLKLKNRLSMWDNVSGNVPSILNSVGRINSFSNLHTHSKTHSPTVSSVSRSHSAFGSTATNYDLSQPSSTYNLDKAMSLDMSRSLLPIKQFPAICLDHVWTEPSMEGENARASKVFVCDDLAGQSYFCYVSQLRLFMVKANFTNGSNFMFGASTSISAKDAVPIPHLHMLAILEHSGNVSLYSGMTLVGKLHLDGTLVKHTPTPYLRRFQTQLNSSFPRRSSLLPHCKQADPEFDEQLFSPVLPSDRPNMHQVSMPPQGNVSVEGLRDPLENRITLIYSDKTFYRVKFPLLATSPLVEHCLNALWHCLQRDAVMTLFTRWYTTRNGLGTQDCTDQQEWEMFTTLLFELLGYEEEQNDTSKDDPQTPSASAKKARPSFVGSDDDWNHLINSEYNKVNAKQLSTLLRFHDNDEPSSLEDSPEQIKINTNSVLFPYIKLIHFSLHLMYEDFKLDKLLTSLLRPLAIFLNQICNDMSMFEYSLHYWKDFPEWCKVGPGNRRFVNESRQFNLHNVGFEGVVNIMEYLSYLLQGCALTEFPYLKNVNERSRDIVQLCNILSGYIHNVNRQGNVMKPLNEISSDIPFNKTTCKSLEEIVLLMTQMNITTQVLNTLPFGLYLFFYDALWKCRENPPTDWPTEAYLLIQREDLAYISNLSNKVDEEPSFIQSIVSSMEMSIPTAPELAAKDGMDNIDCDITNLIFPDDMRIDETRNMLQSSRPVEIAIVQRPDISDHDFIEEQEKHLFAVCTRTMALPVGRGMFALQTTVPLMIQPVHAPQLCLTGRGAPRGTTIELSHIDAPSNMNLWPLFHNGVATGLTISPNSNIIDRYWIVFNKPKTSDKDMEYGGFLLAMGLHGHLKRLDVWNIYQHLSKKHEMITVGLLLGFASAHRGTCHMAVTKMLSIHLEALLPPTSMELDLTHAPQVTSLLGIGLLYQGTAHSHMAEVLLSEIGRPPGPEMENSTDRESYALAAGLGLGLVMLQRGGKSGSQDMNTSDMLHYYMTGGIKRPFTGAQKDKYKVPSFQIREGASVNLDVTAPGATLALGLMYFGSMNKTIADWMSPPETQYLLDFIRPDFLMLRIISKSLILWDDIRPTRDWIENQVPKSIRPYCMVQPSASSGEVDYEAMNQAYCNIIAGACFSMGLRYAGTANEEAFRSLLHFCHMFVSLTGKSISELAGKTTIETCLNVLLLSISMVMAGTGNLDIMRLIRHLRRRVGVSSSAIVTYGSHLAIHMALGLLFLGGGKFTLSNSPASVAALICAFYPKFPTHSNDNRYHLQAFRHLYVLAVETRLIIPRDLYTGKSCYANLKIVQMDGTSYNVKAPTTLPNLNDLREVSVDDERYWKIVFKKDLNWKTLEIIISSDGILEVKQRAGCQSYLQDKLDHHSQFARMLSQSNITPWNPSPYTIKNFTSNEGLKLFCVNFLEPCDCSEGERQIKNFLTRVTYEAAVRDKLVIIPAYTAIVKMILSSSLIPNNFQLWQFKLLMAHVESFIDFNILPNHLLDSIKEEVELKMEYWGDDMSTDLQKYMGGRLEELNHQSIARSIAAFANLFDVPHDLNRRTVLTLLQLTEKTQMQQMQ